The region CCGACGAGGCTTGGGTGAGCAGCATGCCAATCCTCCATCGCCCTCCCTCCTCATCACTGCCTCTGGTAATGGAACTAGCCATTATACATGAGTAACAGGTTGGAAATGCACACTCCTCATCTCTGGCTCCCAAGAATGATAGCCACATACAAAGCCAGGTATTGAAATGagaagatcactactctctctatcTAGGTTTATTGAATCGGCTAGCCAAATCAATGGGACCAAATATGTAATTATTAGCATCAGTTAATACCACTAAACCCAGAGGGAGGGAGTAATAACCAATCAAAATCAGTAAGGGCTCCTGTAAGAGGGAGAAGAGAGCACAAACCACGGTAACTGCAGCATCCTTGCATTTCCTCTCCCAATGGTAAAGTTCTTGCTCCAAAGCTGGTGTCCAAATGCCAAACCCACGTGTAGCGTCGGGATCTTCCTGGCGCGAGCCCATTAGAAGGAGAAGTAGGTGAAAGAGGAGGACCCCACGGACGAGAGCATGTTGCCATTGTTGGAGCCTTGGAGGAGAAGGTGATGGCAGCATCGAAGGGCCCCGCACAGACGCTTCCACGGTTGCCGCTGGCGGAGAATAAGTACATGGGGCGGGAGTACGGTAGCCAGTGGCTGAGTTACACAACGCGACACGAGCACATCTAATCTTGTTAGCAGTCAGTTGTGATGCATTTCAGGTTGTTTTTCGATACAAGAAGATATATTTATATTAAGAAGATGTCAATTGTACTCGTCTGTTGCGACAACACGATATAAAAATAAGTCAAGATATCAAGGATGCACACAAGTagaaaaagaaaaacccaaaaaaggGCATGACCCCAAAAAAGTCATGCTCGAGCTATCAACGGCATAGAACAACGGGCAACAACCCCTAGCACTACCCTTAATAACACATAGACCACGATAAAATGGTTCTCCAGTATCAAAACTTCCAGTAAGTGTATGACTCGCAGGCACCCCCATCGCCTAATATAACCACTGAAGGAAGATGAAGGGTTTTCACCCTAAATAGCAAATTCAAACAGCCTCCAGACAAATCCTTCAACAAGGAGAACGTGAAAAAACAACATTAGTAGGTACAACCAATTTATGTCACACCTAGGGTTTTAACTTGGACTTTCGAGGCGCGGTACTCGAAGAGTACCACCAAACTAAAATCAACATGTGTTGGTGCGTCCACTTTTTGAGTCGGCGCCTCCATAGCTCCTAACATTGAGAAAGCTGATGTGGCCAAGTTTCTCCAAGACGGGAAGGTATGCCTCCCGAGACATCCAATCACTCACACAAGAGTGACGTGAACATTATTGTGTGATAGCCGCGCCATGATCACATGAGGGAGCTGCCAAGAAGCGACAAGGGCCACCACCAATGAAGAGGACGTCGCTGTTGTGCAAGACAAAGAACACAAACCTGACACTGTTGGTGCTGCCAAAAGCCCAAGAGGGCCCATCTGGCATCCCCGCTCCGTCCTCACTGGAGATAGCCGGCAATAGATCTGAACTTGAAGCCACTAGACCTCCAGAAGACGGAGATGGCCTCCGAGAACAACCATGTGTCGCCCCTAGCAAATCATCACCGCGCTCCCCATGGTCGTCTAGAGCCGCCTAAATCCGTAGAAAGCTTCACTCGCTGAAAAGACGACCACAACCACGGACCGCTGGCCACCTTAGGAAGCGGCGCTCCCTGAAAAGGACGGCCTCAATCGTCAGTTGCCGGAGGAGAAAAGGCGGCGGCCACCCAGCACACCGATGTGGTGCAAGAATTACTATTACTTTATTTCAGTAAAGATGGTTATGTGGATTGGGTGAAGGCTATGGATGTACTACTTCGGTCTGGCACGTTTTTTCTACGAAACATCTTATGTTCTGAGACGGCGATAGTACCCTTCTTTTCGTGCAAACTCTTGTATGTGGGTGAGTATCCGAAAATCCGCTTCCCGTGCCTACCTGTATACCAGCAGCGTCGAGTAGCTGAGTATTGATTTTGTCAATTTCGTGGATCTTATGTCTGTAAACGTGCACGAGAAGGTGACGATGCCTGCGTGTAAGATGCCCACAGCACGGCAACAGGTGGATGGATACCGAGTAAGGAGATTGGCGATCGATCCCTCGTGGCGGTCAAAGTCTCCTCCTCAAAGGGATCCTGATATCCTGAATCCGCGTTTGCGTCAAGACACACACCTTCTCATGTACGCGTGTATATCCCGAACAAAATGTGGCATGTATATGTAGTATGTGTATAAATACGGAAAGATATGTCACCTCCTGTCTATTGACCAGGACCGCAATCGACTTCACTGAAATTATTCATCAGCATACCATCCAAATACAATCGTCCCAGCTCCTACATGGGCCTCCCTGCCCAGGAGCAGCAGCGTGAGCCTGAGCCCGCCCTGCCGCTCGTCCGCCTGAACCACGTCGCCTTCTCGTGCGCGTCCGTCGAGGACTCCATCGACTTCTACCGACGCGTGCTCGGCTTCCAGCTGATCCAGCGCCCGGCGTCCCTGGACTTCGGGGGAGCATGGTGAGCACGCACAAATTCACATGCTTCTTGCCGCGTCGCGTTTGGATCAGCGTTTCTCCTCGTTTCTGGCCGGTATAGAATACAGAGCTCGTCCCGTTGTTTGATTCCAGGCAGGAATCAAGTGTTGACCTGTAATTTATACTtgtaaaattataaaataaatacaGGTGTAAAAACTTACATCCAATCCAAGCAGGGCCTTAATGTATTTGCTGATGTGAAAATGTTGCTCTGTTCGCAGGATGCATAGAGACGGCATGGGCATACATCTGCTGCAGCGGAGCGCCGGCTGCGATGCGCctccgaggtcgccggcgatcaaCCCCAAGGGCAACCACATATCGTTTCAGGTCAGTGCAGATCAAGCACGGGGAGAGTTGCGGGCACGCT is a window of Triticum dicoccoides isolate Atlit2015 ecotype Zavitan chromosome 2B, WEW_v2.0, whole genome shotgun sequence DNA encoding:
- the LOC119368072 gene encoding metallothiol transferase FosB-like, with translation MGLPAQEQQREPEPALPLVRLNHVAFSCASVEDSIDFYRRVLGFQLIQRPASLDFGGAWMHRDGMGIHLLQRSAGCDAPPRSPAINPKGNHISFQCTDMALTKARLRGMNLDVVTTRVWDGETTVEQLFFHDPDGNVIEICNCEDLPVVSLAPPACLAKQTVQMNVHL